Proteins from a single region of Harmonia axyridis chromosome 4, icHarAxyr1.1, whole genome shotgun sequence:
- the LOC123678658 gene encoding uncharacterized protein LOC123678658: protein MTNNFCQLYGSVTDEVSSRQAVNMENKNNKYNRQFALTKQKNLDKVRALTDAQLGKVRSQERWVKNISGTNIPDRVLKFLSLGPKFSIDIPMKEISIPKLLSDVENVINLNDSLSPDAKNIKRAMATNIITNNIKPNKVVRNVIQREFYNCAFDVWSEASDTALGEESAATGRQTKALANVSGASGTTLRKGTTRPCRSGNDQGSSLDLPDSHVTGDPAPAQRRERQRWTREMNKCLITAYFQVTEGEKHTKKYAEKVAERWMESYPDKQFTGKHLIAQVKNIKMRKLLAPEEIELMRAESVLNSPVRRIYNIRRSIELRRTLTRTEIDYVQQSNEEQPIQDHQHTTLLESDEATEGILLLFQEYRLKWEGITMKARPKITKLQQITNTKVTMRAINAALEETITTSESFEHLCHLVYCAAMVANTIHQTKSKNNDSTNRTPQRPPWEDRINTKINTLRKEIGILHSYLNNINPSNRVQKKVHSYAKKMKLKQKDPQFHLKLKTRAEILKQKIAALGNRLKRYNKRTQRYRQNNLFTGNQKEFYRSLEEDQGNLDTTPPKPEDMRKFWSNIWSKGKDHNTEATWIKTEMEELRELEEMAPMQVTEEDVRATIGRMKNWTSPGIDVIQNFWWKTLTSTHKVLAQLISKALIHPDTIPEYFTHGITHLVPKKGDLRQPGNYRPITCLPSAYKIITSTVAFKINEHIKANNIMAWEQNGCRRKGRGSKELLMIDNMITKQAKKRLKNISMAWIDYQKAFDSVPHTWLLEVLKIYRVNRRVIALLEHLMRTWRTTLKVHNKSATYETSEVEIKRGIFQGDSLSPLWFCLALNILSKILNRSTYGYSINQQIRISHLFYMDDLKLYARGWAQLEGLLELVRKYSEDIAMTFGLEKCATVNVKRGKMSRGENIILSDGREMTGLRYEDRYKYLGVQQTFEIMHRENKDNTKNELLKRVKKVLRTQLSAKNKIMAINSWAIPTFTYTAGILSWSKSELEQLDRSIRTSLTQHGVLHPNSAVERLYLPRKEGGRGMTKIGRAALKEAEKINDYFRKSNLPVHQWVASCGRVSVSETSNEEVPENENNFETLRQA, encoded by the exons ATGACCAATAACTTCTGTCAATTATATGGATCTGTGACAGACGAGGTGTCGTCCAGACAAGCAGTGAACATGGAGAACAAG AATAACAAGTACAATAGACAATTTGCATTGACGAAACAGAAAAATCTGGATAAGGTGAGAGCTTTGACAGATGCACAATTGGGAAAAGTCAGATcacaagaaaggtgggttaAAAATATAAGTGGAACAAATATCCCAGATAGAGTTCTAAAATTCTTGTCGCTGGGTCCTAAATTCAGCATTGACATTCCTATGAAAGAAATCTCTATTCCGAAACTTTTATCtgatgttgagaatgttatcaaCCTCAATGACTCCTTATCTCCTGATGCCAAGAACATAAAACGCGCCATGGCCACCAACATTATAACTAATAATATCAAACCTAATAAAGTTGTCAGAAATGTaatacagagagaattttataatt GTGCTTTCGATGTTTGGAGCGAAGCCTCGGATACCGCCCTCGGTGAGGAGTCTGCAGCGACGGGAAGACAGACAAAGGCTCTAGCAAATGTCAGTGGAGCGAGTGGCACGACTTTGCGAAAAGGCACCACAAGGCCTTGCAGATCAGGAAACGATCAGGGTTCTAGCTTGGATTTGCCTGACAGTCATGTTACAGGAGATCCCGCTCCAGCCCAAAGAAGAGAAAGGCAACGCTGGACACGTGAGATGAACAAATGTCTTATCACCGCTTACTTTCAGGTTACCGAAGGAGAAAAGCACACCAAAAAATACGCCGAAAAAGTGGCAGAACGATGGATGGAGAGCTACCCCGATAAACAGTTCACGGGAAAACATCTGATAGCGCAGGTTAAAAATATAAAGATGAGGAAGCTGCTGGCACCTGAAGAAATTGAGCTTATGAGAGCAGAATCAGTATTAAACTCCCCAGTTCGACGCATCTACAACATAAGGAGGAGTATAGAACTCAGAAGAACGCTAACACGAACAGAAATAGACTACGTCCAACAGAGTAATGAAGAACAACCTATCCAAGATCATCAACATACCACTCTACTGGAGTCCGACGAAGCCACCGAAGGAATTTTGTTGCTGTTCCAAGAATACAGGTTAAAATGGGAAGGAATAACAATGAAAGCAAGACCGAAGATCACAAAATTGCAACAAATTACGAACACAAAAGTCACAATGAGAGCTATCAACGCTGCCCTGGAAGAAACTATCACAACTTCGGAGAGTTTTGAACATCTTTGCCATTTAGTTTATTGTGCAGCCATGGTGGCTAATACCATCCACCAAACAAAAAGTAAGAATAACGACAGCACAAACAGAACCCCACAAAGGCCCCCGTGGGAGGACCGAATAAACACAAAAATCAACACACTTAGAAAAGAAATAGGAATTCTCCACTCCTACCTGAATAACATAAATCCCAGCAATAGAGTCCAAAAAAAAGTACACTCCTATGCCAAAAAGATGAAACTCAAACAAAAAGACCCACAATTCCACCTCAAACTGAAAACGCGTGCTGAGatcctgaaacaaaaaattgcaGCGTTGGGTAATAGATTAAAAAGATATAATAAGAGGACACAGCGATACCGTCAAAATAACCTCTTCACTGGAAACCAAAAAGAGTTCTACAGGAGCCTCGAGGAAGATCAGGGAAATTTAGATACAACTCCCCCGAAACCAGAAGACATGAGGAAATTCTGGTCTAATATATGGTCAAAAGGGAAAGACCACAACACCGAGGCCACATGGATTAAAACTGAGATGGAAGAACTACGTGAACTAGAGGAAATGGCGCCAATGCAAGTGACAGAGGAGGATGTACGAGCAACTATCGGCCGAATGAAAAACTGGACCTCACCCGGCATTGACGTGATTCAAAATTTCTGGTGGAAGACCCTCACGTCAACCCATAAGGTGCTTGCGCAACTCATTAGTAAAGCTCTTATACACCCCGATACTATACCAGAGTATTTTACACACGGCATTACTCATCTGGTGCCAAAGAAAGGAGACCTTAGACAGCCAGGTAATTATAGGCCTATCACCTGCCTTCCCTCGGCATACAAAATTATCACGTCAACTGTTGCCTTTAAGATAAATGAACACATCAAAGCGAATAACATCATGGCTTGGGAGCAGAATGGATGCAGAAGGAAGGGACGAGGAAGCAAGGAACTCTTGATGATCGACAATATGATAACCAAACAAGCAAAGAAACGACTGAAGAACATCTCGATGGCGTGGATCGATTATCAAAAAGCATTTGACTCGGTCCCTCACACATGGTTACTTGAAGTGCTGAAGATTTATAGAGTAAACCGACGGGTGATAGCGTTGTTGGAGCATCTTATGAGAACCTGGCGCACTACCTTGAAAGTCCACAATAAGTCAGCTACCTACGAAACATCTGAAGTAGAGATTAAGAGGGGTATTTTCCAAGGAGACAGCCTGAGCCCATTGTGGTTCTGTCTTGCCCTTAATATACTGAGTAAGATACTCAATAGATCCACATATGGCTACTCCATCAACCAGCAGATCAGAATCTCACATTTATTCTATATGGATGATCTGAAGCTATATGCTAGAGGCTGGGCACAGCTGGAAGGATTGCTAGAGCTGGTCAGAAAATACAGTGAAGATATCGCGATGACTTTCGGACTGGAAAAGTGTGCGACGGTTAATGTAAAAAGGGGAAAGATGTCTAGAGGAGAGAACATAATCCTGTCTGATGGACGAGAGATGACTGGCCTAAGATATGAGGACCGATACAAATACCTGGGTGTCCAGCAGACCTTTGAGATTATGCATCGAGAAAATAAGGACAACACTAAGAACGAACTGCTTAAAAGAGTAAAGAAAGTGCTGAGAACCCAACTATCGGCTAAAAATAAGATAATGGCAATTAACAGCTGGGCCATACCAACATTTACTTATACAGCAGGAATTCTCTCATGGTCAAAGTCGGAGCTAGAACAACTCGATAGAAGCATCCGGACTTCGTTGACACAGCATGGTGTATTGCATCCAAACTCGGCAGTGGAACGATTATACTTACCCCGAAAAGAGGGTGGTCGAGGAATGACGAAGATAGGAAGAGCGGCCCTGAAAGAGGCAGAGAAAATTAACGACTACTTCCGAAAAAGTAACTTACCTGTTCATCAGTGGGTAGCCTCATGTGGCCGCGTCTCTGTCTCCGAAACATCTAACGAGGAAGTACCTGAAAACGAAAACAACTTTGAAACACTCAGGCAAGCATGA
- the LOC123678659 gene encoding uncharacterized protein LOC123678659: MEISTTKTKSLVVSKEPIRCKLVVEDRPIEQVMRVAYLGVQISSNQDRTREIKEQANKAARISGALGDIVWNNKHMRNQTKVRIYKTIVRPIMTYGIETRADTKVMKNALRTAEMKVLRNVLGLTLRDKRRNEDIRSECGVPDVVRWGRNRRRLWNAHVERMGDGRIAKIVRDGTPGTRRPLGRPPKRWRDSWTSISQEA; this comes from the coding sequence atggAAATATCTACCACAAAAACCAAATCACTCGTCGTTTCAAAGGAACCAATTAGATGTAAACTTGTAGTTGAGGACCGACCAATAGAACAGGTTATGAGGGTTGCATATTTGGGCGTGCAGATCTCGTCCAATCAGGACAGAACTCGGGAAATTAAAGAACAAGCAAATAAGGCGGCAAGAATATCGGGTGCTCTTGGAGACATTGTGTGGAACAACAAACACATGCGCAATCAAACCAAGGTCAGAATATACAAAACTATTGTGAGACCAATTATGACATACGGTATCGAAACGAGAGCCGATACTAAAGTAATGAAGAACGCACTGCGAACTGCTGAGATGAAGGTGCTCAGAAACGTCCTGGGCCTCACATTACGAGACAAAAGAAGAAATGAAGATATTCGCAGCGAATGTGGGGTTCCGGATGTAGTCCGATGGGGTCGCAATAGGCGAAGATTATGGAATGCCCACGTGGAAAGAATGGGCGATGGAAGAATTGCGAAGATTGTGAGAGACGGAACACCGGGAACACGCAGACCGTTGGGGAGACCACCAAAACGATGGAGAGACTCATGGACTTCGATCTCACAGGAGGCATAA
- the LOC123678390 gene encoding uncharacterized protein LOC123678390 yields MGFYAEIRVRYGREMSSTLKSWSSNNIKLAALRNRRVFLLECKRLGLHPKHMTNNFCQLYGSVTDEVSSRQAVNMENKNNKYNRQFALTKQKNLDKVRALTDAQLGKVRSQERWVKNISGTNIPDRVLKFLSLGPKFSIDIPMKEISIPKLLSDVENVINLNDSLSPDAKNIKRAMATNIITNNIKPNKVVRNVIQREFYNCKRYLKEHPDLQVLQSDKGNVTVIMDKSQYIELSNGILNDLDYYRRLPRDPTTTIQTKEADIT; encoded by the exons atggggttttatgctgAAATCCGTGTACGGTATGGAAGGGAAATGTCATCGACCTTAAAATCTTGGTCATCTAATAACATCAAGTTGGCAGCATTGCGGAATCGCAGAGTGTTCCTGTTGGAGTGTAAAAGGCTTGGTTTACATCCTAAACACATGACCAATAACTTCTGTCAATTATATGGATCTGTGACAGACGAGGTGTCGTCCAGACAAGCAGTAAACATGGAGAACAAG AATAACAAGTACAATAGACAATTTGCATTGACGAAACAGAAAAATCTGGATAAGGTGAGAGCTTTGACAGATGCACAATTGGGAAAAGTCAGATcacaagaaaggtgggttaAAAATATAAGTGGAACAAATATCCCAGATAGAGTTCTAAAATTCTTGTCGCTGGGTCCTAAATTCAGCATTGACATTCCTATGAAAGAAATCTCTATTCCGAAACTTTTATCtgatgttgagaatgttatcaaCCTCAATGACTCCTTATCTCCTGATGCCAAGAACATAAAACGCGCCATGGCCACCAACATTATAACTAATAATATCAAACCTAATAAAGTTGTCAGAAATGTaatacagagagaattttataattgtaaaagATATCTCAAAGAACATCCAGACTTACAGGTATTACAATCAGACAAAGGAAACGTAACAGTTATTATGGACAAGTCACAATACATAGAACTATCTAATGGAATTCTCAATGATCTTGACTATTACAGAAGACTACCTAGAGACCCAACAACTACTATACAAACTAAAG aggcagatattacgtag